The Candidatus Eisenbacteria bacterium genome contains a region encoding:
- a CDS encoding phospholipid carrier-dependent glycosyltransferase produces MARLAILALLIALAGFRLILLDYAELYSWDEAIYGCWGRAIAEHGVWFDQTDYPVWDYQSRRYPPLFLWAMAASFRAFGVSEASARLVPALSGVLLVVAAHWMGTRHGYRSTGLWMALFVGLNYVLTHFSRFAMTESTYLLLLFLAFAAYQRSLSDKRKRWIVLSGFAFGLSVMTKGVVALLFPLGGFLFSLLLLQRIPWTASTRRALPRSGIAFTNLAIASALGLLLAAPWHLYMVVRQGTPFIHDYFLWNVWERVTVGVDLQQKALGPLYYINQLPIRIPFGFALFLLSLFQLARWLQIGRAIQEERPPEDEQGRRKELQSSSDEHQAVTSLLFFSWFAVALAAFSIAQSKLVQYTPPIILPALVLAALQADRIWRDGFWRRADYFVLTIPLILFWAALTPWRLAVRRTIVAAIGSSPPPPPRPSPTPLP; encoded by the coding sequence ATGGCGCGCCTTGCCATCCTGGCACTCCTGATCGCCCTCGCGGGCTTCCGCCTGATTCTCCTGGACTACGCCGAGCTTTACAGTTGGGATGAGGCGATTTACGGATGCTGGGGTCGAGCAATCGCCGAGCACGGTGTCTGGTTTGATCAGACTGATTACCCGGTTTGGGATTACCAGTCGCGCCGCTACCCCCCTCTCTTCCTCTGGGCAATGGCCGCGAGCTTTCGTGCTTTCGGCGTCAGCGAGGCATCCGCCCGACTCGTCCCGGCTCTTTCCGGAGTTCTTCTTGTCGTTGCAGCCCACTGGATGGGCACTCGCCATGGATACCGATCAACCGGACTCTGGATGGCCTTGTTTGTGGGCCTCAACTACGTTCTCACCCATTTCTCACGGTTCGCGATGACCGAGTCTACCTATCTTCTACTTCTCTTTCTTGCCTTCGCAGCCTATCAGCGGAGTCTCTCTGACAAGCGGAAGCGCTGGATAGTCCTCTCGGGCTTCGCGTTCGGGCTCTCGGTCATGACAAAGGGGGTCGTCGCACTCCTCTTCCCACTGGGTGGGTTTCTCTTCTCTCTGCTGCTCTTGCAGCGCATCCCCTGGACAGCCTCTACGAGAAGAGCTCTTCCGCGATCCGGCATTGCGTTTACGAACCTCGCGATTGCCTCGGCGCTCGGTCTGCTCCTAGCCGCTCCATGGCATCTCTATATGGTGGTCCGACAGGGGACGCCGTTCATCCATGACTACTTTCTTTGGAACGTATGGGAGCGGGTCACTGTGGGCGTCGACCTGCAACAGAAGGCGCTCGGGCCTCTTTACTACATCAACCAGCTTCCAATCCGCATTCCCTTCGGTTTCGCGTTGTTCCTTCTCTCCCTCTTTCAACTCGCGCGTTGGCTCCAGATCGGCCGGGCGATTCAAGAAGAGAGGCCACCGGAGGATGAACAAGGACGCCGCAAAGAGCTCCAATCCTCTTCGGACGAGCACCAAGCTGTCACTTCGCTCCTCTTCTTCTCGTGGTTTGCAGTTGCGCTTGCCGCGTTCTCGATCGCGCAGAGCAAGCTCGTTCAATACACCCCCCCAATAATCCTCCCCGCCCTCGTTCTCGCCGCCCTCCAGGCGGATCGCATCTGGCGCGATGGCTTCTGGCGACGCGCGGACTATTTTGTTCTCACCATCCCCCTCATTCTGTTTTGGGCGGCCCTCACCCCTTGGAGGCTCGCCGTGAGACGAACGATCGTGGCCGCCATTGGGTCTTCCCCCCCCCCCCCGCCGCGCCCCTCCCCCACTCCTCTCCCC